The following DNA comes from Micromonospora chokoriensis.
CCGGCATCCTGGCCGACCGGGGTGACCTCGACCGGCTCGGCGCGCCGACGGCGTACACCGGTCTGCTGGCCGACGCGGCAGTTGCCGGCGAGGACGGCCGCACCGCCGGTGTGCGGGCGCTGCGGCAGGCGATCGGGGACGCCGACGGGGTGGGCCTCGCGGTGCTCGCCGACGAACGGGACCGCACCGACGCCCTGGTCCGGACACTGATCTGGATCGGTCTCGGTCTGGTCGGGCTGACAGTGCTGATCGCTGTCGTCGGCGTGGGTTCCACGACCGCGCTGTCGGTGGTGGAGCGCATCCGCGAGTCCGGGTTGCTTCGGGCGATCGGCCTGTCCCGGACCGGCCTGCGCACCATGCTGACCGTCGAGTCCGGCCTCTACGGGGTGATCGGCGCGACCATCGGCCTGCTGATCGGTGTCCCGTACGGCTGGTTGGCGATCCAGACCCTCGGGATCAACGCGCCGCTGACGGTGCCGGTGCTGCCGCTGGTCGGGCTCTTCGTGGCACTGGTCGGGCTGACCGCGTCGGCCGGGGTGCTGCCGGCCCGCCGGGCCTCGCGGGTCAGCCCGGTGGTGGCCCTGGGAGCCGACGGCTGAGCACCGCCACGGGTCGGCGCCGCGGCGCCGCGAACGACCCCCGGCGCGAGCGCGCCGGGGGTCGTTCGGAACAGGGGTGTCAGCGCAGGCCAGGCACGTCGATCACGATCAGCTCCGTGTCGTCCGGACGGCCCGGGATGCGCCCGTCGTTGCCCGGGAAGTTGTTGTCGTTGGCCACCAACACCCGGTCACCGCCGAGCGGCAGCACCGACTCGACCGACTGCAACGGGAACGAGAAGAGCGGGCCGACGCCGTACTCGCCCGGGCGGGCCGGGGTGGAGACACCCTTCGGGTCGGCCACGCGCATCAGGTCGACCACAGTGCGCCGCGGCAGGTAGCCGTCCGCGCCCACCTCGTCCAGATCGGTCACCACCAGACGCTTGACCACCGACTGCCGGCCCATGCCGTTGTCCCGCTCGATCAGCAGCAGCCGGTGACCGTCGAGCACCGCCGCGTCCCCGACCAGCAGGGACGGGTCGTCCACCCGGAACGACCAGGTGCGGCCGGTGTACCGGTTGCGCCGCACGTCGAACTCGTAGACCACCCGACGGCGCTGGTCCGCGTCGTCGACCCGGGCGCCCTCCAGGATCGGGTAGAGCGTCCAGCCGTCCGCGCTGGTCGCCATCGCCTCGAAACCGTTGCTGGCGCGCAGGGTCGGCGTCTCACCCGCGGCGAGATCCGGCGACTGCGGAGACCTGATGCCGTCCGGCAGCGGGATCGGCGCCTGCAGCACCTTTCCGGTCCGGTCGGTGCGCACCAGGTACGGGCCGAACTCGTCGCCGATCCACAGGTCGCCGCGCGCGTCGCGGGCCAGCGACTCGATGTCGAAGTCCGCGCCGGTCAGCAGACGCTCCGGGGTGTCGCCGTTGACGATCGGGAACGGCACCCTGCGGTCGGGGTCGCGGACACTGATGTGCCCCCGGACCGTCACGCCGTGCCGCTGGTAGTTCGGTTCGATCTCGTACGCCCGCAGCAGGAAGTCGGCCGAGTTGGTCTTCGCCCCGAACCCGTTGTCCGGCATGGCGAGCAGCCGCCGGCCGGACCTGTCACCCGGCTGGGCCGGGATCACCGCGGAGAAGCCGGGAATGGGCTGGCCGGGGAAGGGCGCGGTGATCCCGTTGACCGGGGTCGTGGCGAGCTGGGTGCCGGAGACCGGGCCCGGCTGGTACGCGGTCGCCGACAGCAGCGCCCGGTCCCGCAGCGTCACCTCGGGACGCAGCCTCACCGACAGCGCGTACACCCGGGTGGTCTGGGTGGCGCTGCCGTTGTCGTCGCTGATCAGGTACAGCTCGCGGCGACCGCCCGGCAGGTCACGACCGAGCGTGGCGCCCTCGATGTTGTCCAGCAACGGGTTGGGCTGCGGCTGCTTCGTGGTCGCGCCGGACGGCGGGCAGTCGGCGATGTCGACCAGCAGCTCCTTACCCAGCCAGGAGCGTGGGTCGGTCGCCGTCGACAGGGACGCGACGCTGGACACGTCGGGCGCGCCGGTCGCCGAGACCCGGTACACCCGGACGGTGTTGCCCACCCCGGTCGTGAAGCCCCGCTCCACCGAGAGCAGGTGGTCGTCGCCGAGCGCGATCAGCTCGACCAGGCCGAGGTTCGGGTCGGTCCGGTAGGCGTACTGGGCTGTCGGGGCGTACGCGCCGCCCTCGCGGCCGTCGTACCGGATGATCCGCTGCCGGCCGCGGCCCTCGGCGTCGCGGCCGTCCGCCGCGAGCGGGCCCTCCATCCCGGCGTAGAGCACCCGGTGATCCCCGGTGGCGGTCAGCGCCTCGAAGGTCTGGTTGGCGGCGGCCTCGCCGGCCGGGGCGACCTGGAAGCGGGCCGGCACCGGCAGCGAGCCGATCTCCCGGCCGTCGGAGAGCCGGAACCGGCGGATCGACGGCTCCCGCTCCGAGCTGGCCAGGACGGTGTCCCCGCCGCGCTCGGCGACGAGCCCTTCGCCGTCGAAGTCGGCCCCGGTGTACGGCGTGCCGTCGGGTCGGGTGAGCACTGTGACGTCCCGGACACCGACGTCCACGCCACGCCGTCCGGTGTCCAGACCCAGCTCGTAGACGCGGGCCGGAGTGGTGCCGATGTTGTCCACCAGCGCGAGGGCACGCCCGGGGCGGGCGAACGACAACGCGGACAGGCCGGCCACCGGAGTGCCCCGGACGGTGGTCTTGTCGAGAGCGTCGGAGAAACCGAGCAGCGACGCGTCCGGCGCGCAGCTCGCGCCCGCACCCGGGTGCCCCGGGGTCGGGTGCGCCGGCGCGCCGAGCGCCGGCGCCGCCGCGAGCAGCGAGATCGCCGCCGCGGCGGACGCGACGGCCCGGGCCCTTCGGGAAGTGGTACGCACATTGCCTCCAGCATCGAGTCGACGGCTGTTGCCGCCGGGCCGATGCAAACGGCCGCCGCTCACCACAGTGGAACCCGGACCGGAACGGGGGCTGAACAACCGGTGCACGATCCCGCGAGCCGTCGCCTCAGGGGTGCATGGTCGTGCCCTTGAGCACCGTGTCCACCACGGTGCGGGGCGCGTGCAGCGCCAGGCCCACCAGGTCGAGTTTCTCCCGACCGACCGCCGGCACGGCGGCACGGTTGTCGCGGTCGCTGCCGGTGGCGAACAGCTCGGCGGTGAAGATGGACAGACTCAGCCCACGGGCGAGCGCGCGCGAGCCTGCCCGCGTACCGCCGATTGGTCTTGTACGCCGCACGACGGTCGCGCCGTCACCGCCGACGGCTTCCGCAAACGGGTTCTCTACCTCGACACCTCGGCTCTCGACGCGGAGCTGACCGGCCGGGCGGTCGACCAGCCAGGCATCGTCGACCCCCGGGTGCGCGACCGGAGCCACCTCCTGCACCGGGCGCTGGCCGCGCCCGGGGGACGAGTTCGAGGCCGAGGGTCGACTCGCGCTGATCCTGGACCGGCCGCAGGCCGGCTTCTTCGACCAGGCGCACCTGACCCGCCACTTCCGGCGGTACCTGGGCGTCAGCCCGGCCCGCTACCTCGGCCCGCCTCCCGGGATCAGACCCGCTGGGCCCTTCAGACCCGCTGGGCGCCGATGACGGAGAGCAGCCGCAGCTTCTCGTCGCTCGACGAGCCGGGAACGGCGGTGAAGACCAGCAGCGTCTGGGACTGGTCCGGGTCGACGAGCGTCTGGCAGTGCAACTCCAGCGCACCGACCTCCGGGTGCAGGAAGTGCTTCGCCGGGCAGTAGCCGGCCGGCACCGGATGCTCGCGCCACAGCTGCGCGAACTCCGGGCTCCTGGCCAGCAGGTCGTCGACGAGCGTCGCGGCCCGCGAGCCGCGCCCATCCCGGGTGTACGACGCGTGCAGGTGCCCCACGAGCAGGCGGCTCCGCGTGTGGTGGTCCTCGACCGGGTGCAGCTGCCGGACCGCCGGGTCGGTGAACCAACGGTGATGGGCGCTGCGGGCCAGCCCGGTGTACCGGGTCTCGTCACCGAGCAGGGCGACGGCCGGGGCGGTCTGCGCCAGAGTCTCGCCGAGGTGGTTCACCACCTGGGCCGGGGTGTCGTGCATCCGGTCGAGGATCCGCATCATGCCCGGGTTGACGTGGTCGGCCCGTACGGCGCGGTGCGGAACGGCGTGCCCGGCCAGCCGGAACAGGTGGTCCCGTTCGGCCAGCGAGAGCCGCAGGCCACGGGCCAGCGCGGCGAGCATCTGCTCGGAGGGGCGCGGCCCGCGCTGCTGCTCCATCCGGCTGTAGTAGTCCGTGGACATACCACTCAACGCGGCCACTTCCTCGCGTCGCAGCCCACCGGTGCGCCGGCGTCGACCCCGGGGCAGCCCGACGTCCTCGGGTTGCAGCGCCTCGCGGCGGCTGCGCAGGAAACTCGCGAGTTGGGCGCGGTCCACGGTGTCTCCGTTCGGTGGTCGCCGACGGTGGCCGGCACGTCGAGTGCAACAGTCAAACCAGGTAACGGTGTTCCAGAACCGCCCCGCCGCCCCCCACCCCCGCCTCCCACCCCCCACCCCCGCCCCCACCCCCCACCCCCGCCCCTAGCCCTGTCGATCATGGAGTTGTGGTGGTCGACAAAGTGTCTGAAATGGGTGCTAGTCAGGCACCACAACTCCATGATCGACTGGGCAGGGGGTGGGGGCGGGGGCTGGTGGCGCGGTTAGCGTTGGATGGACTTGGTCTCCAGGAACTCCTCCAGGCCGAAGCGGCCGAACTCCCGACCGTTGCCGGACTGCTTGTAGCCGCCGAAGGGGGCCAGGGGGTTCCAGTGGCCGGCGTTCACGTCGACCTGCCCCACGCGCAGCCGTCGGGCGACCGCCAGTGCGTGCTCCGGCTCGCCGAAGACACCGCTGGTCAGGCCGTACGACGTGCTGTTGGCGATCGCCACGGCCTCGTCCTCGTCGGCGTACGGGATGATCGTCAGCACCGGGCCGAAGATCTCCTCCTGGGCGATGGGTGCTGTCGGGTCGACGTCGGCGAAGATCGTCGGCTGGACGTACGCGCCGGTCGGCAGACCCTCGGGCCGGTCCGGGCCGCCGGCCACGAGCCGGGCGCCGTCGGCGATGCCCCGCTCGATGTACCCCACGACCTTCTCCCGGTGGGCCTCGGACGCCATCGGGCCGATCCGGGTGGCCTCGTCGGTCGGGTCGCCCACTGTGTACTGCTTCGCCGCCTCGACGGCCAGCGCGACCACCTCGTCCTGCCGGGAGGCCGGCACCAGCATCCGCGGCCACGCGCCGCACACCTGACCACCGTTGGAGAACGCCATCATCAGCCCTCGGTTGACCGCCTCGGGCAGGTCCGCGTCGTCCAGGATGATGTTCGCGCCCTTGCCGCCCAGTTCCAGCGCGACCCGCTTGACGGTCTCCGCGGCCACCGCGCCGATGCGCTTTCCGGCGCGGGTGGAGCCGGTGAAGGAGACCATGTCGATGTCCGGGTGGGCGGAGATCGCCTCGCCGACGACCGCCCCGGTGCCGTACACCACGTTGAACACGCCGGCCGGCACGCCCGCGTCGGCAGCGACCTCGGCGAGGATCCGCGCGGTCAGCGGGGCGTTCTCGGAGGGCTTGAAGACCATCGTGTCGCCCGCGAGCAGCGCCGGCGCCAGCTTGGAGACGATCTGCTGCAACGGGAAGTTCCAGGGGGTGATCGCGCCGACGACGCCGATCGGCTCGCGCACGATCAGCGAGTTGCCGATCTCCTCGGTCCAGGCGAAGCCGTCGGCCAGGCCGGCGACGGCTTCGACCACCGCCGCCGGAAAGGCGACCTGGGCGGTGCGGGACATGCCGATCGGCGAGCCCATCTCGGCGGTGATCGCCTGGGCGATCTCCTCCTGTCGGGCGCCGAGGCCGGCGCCGAGGCGACGCAGCACGTCCGCCCGGTGCTGCGGCGTGGTCGCCGCCCAGGCCGGGAAGGCCGCCCGGGCCGCGGCGACGGCGCGATCGACGTCGGCGGCGGTGCCGGCCGGGGTCTCGGCGACGACCTCGCCGGTCGCCGGGTTCACGACGGGAATGGTGCCGGCCGTGCCGGCGACGGTCTCGCCACCGATCCAGTGGCCGGTGACGGTGTACGTGGAAGGTGTCATGCACCGACCGTCGCACCGGCCCGGAACCCCAACCAGGTGCGCCTTGTCCAGGGTTTCGTGGTCCCTGGCTGGGGCCGACCGTCCGGTCCGCATCCGACGGCCGTTCGGACGCGAGGCCCGGCCGTCACGAAAAGCGGCGGCCAATCGTCACATCCTCCGGTTAGTCTTCCTCCGCGCGTCGTCGTCCTGGTACGACGCGCTTCGCGCCTGGTCGGCGCGGCATCGCCGCCACCGCCCACCATCGGCCGGCTCAATCGACTTCAGGAGAGTTTGTGACACAGCAATCCGTCGCGACATCGGACAAACTCGACGCCGCGGTGCTCAAGGTGGCGGGTGTCGTCGTTCTTGGCGCGATCATGTCGATCCTCGACGTGACGGTGGTCAGCGTGGCGCTGCCCAAGTTCCAGAGCGAGTTCGACGCGTCCTACGCCCGGGTGGCGTGGACGATGACCGCGTACACCCTCGCCCTGGCCACCGTGATCCCGCTCAGCGGGTGGGCGGCGGACCGGTTCGGCACCAAGCGCCTCTACATGGTGGCGTTGGCGCTGTTCACCATCGGGTCGGGGCTCTGTGCCACGGCCGACACGATCGGCGAGCTGATCGGCTACCGGGTGCTGCAGGGCCTCGGTGGCGGCATGCTCATGCCGTTGGGCATGACCATCATGACCCGGGCGGCCGGCCCCCACCGGATCGGCCGGCTGATGGCCGTCCTCGGCATCCCGATGCTGCTCGGCCCGATCGGCGGCCCGATCCTCGGTGGCTGGCTGATCGACACCGCGAGCTGGCACTGGATCTTCCTGATCAACCTGCCGATCGGTGTCGTCGGGCTGATCTACGCGCAGCTGGCGCTCCCGAAGGACGCCCCCGAACCGTCGGAGTCGTTCGACTTCGTCGGCATGCTCATGCTCTCGCCCGGTCTCGCCCTGTTCC
Coding sequences within:
- a CDS encoding esterase-like activity of phytase family protein; translation: MRTTSRRARAVASAAAAISLLAAAPALGAPAHPTPGHPGAGASCAPDASLLGFSDALDKTTVRGTPVAGLSALSFARPGRALALVDNIGTTPARVYELGLDTGRRGVDVGVRDVTVLTRPDGTPYTGADFDGEGLVAERGGDTVLASSEREPSIRRFRLSDGREIGSLPVPARFQVAPAGEAAANQTFEALTATGDHRVLYAGMEGPLAADGRDAEGRGRQRIIRYDGREGGAYAPTAQYAYRTDPNLGLVELIALGDDHLLSVERGFTTGVGNTVRVYRVSATGAPDVSSVASLSTATDPRSWLGKELLVDIADCPPSGATTKQPQPNPLLDNIEGATLGRDLPGGRRELYLISDDNGSATQTTRVYALSVRLRPEVTLRDRALLSATAYQPGPVSGTQLATTPVNGITAPFPGQPIPGFSAVIPAQPGDRSGRRLLAMPDNGFGAKTNSADFLLRAYEIEPNYQRHGVTVRGHISVRDPDRRVPFPIVNGDTPERLLTGADFDIESLARDARGDLWIGDEFGPYLVRTDRTGKVLQAPIPLPDGIRSPQSPDLAAGETPTLRASNGFEAMATSADGWTLYPILEGARVDDADQRRRVVYEFDVRRNRYTGRTWSFRVDDPSLLVGDAAVLDGHRLLLIERDNGMGRQSVVKRLVVTDLDEVGADGYLPRRTVVDLMRVADPKGVSTPARPGEYGVGPLFSFPLQSVESVLPLGGDRVLVANDNNFPGNDGRIPGRPDDTELIVIDVPGLR
- a CDS encoding DUF2000 family protein, which codes for MAPVAHPGVDDAWLVDRPAGQLRVESRGVEVENPFAEAVGGDGATVVRRTRPIGGTRAGSRALARGLSLSIFTAELFATGSDRDNRAAVPAVGREKLDLVGLALHAPRTVVDTVLKGTTMHP
- a CDS encoding helix-turn-helix transcriptional regulator, with the translated sequence MDRAQLASFLRSRREALQPEDVGLPRGRRRRTGGLRREEVAALSGMSTDYYSRMEQQRGPRPSEQMLAALARGLRLSLAERDHLFRLAGHAVPHRAVRADHVNPGMMRILDRMHDTPAQVVNHLGETLAQTAPAVALLGDETRYTGLARSAHHRWFTDPAVRQLHPVEDHHTRSRLLVGHLHASYTRDGRGSRAATLVDDLLARSPEFAQLWREHPVPAGYCPAKHFLHPEVGALELHCQTLVDPDQSQTLLVFTAVPGSSSDEKLRLLSVIGAQRV
- a CDS encoding aldehyde dehydrogenase family protein, which produces MTPSTYTVTGHWIGGETVAGTAGTIPVVNPATGEVVAETPAGTAADVDRAVAAARAAFPAWAATTPQHRADVLRRLGAGLGARQEEIAQAITAEMGSPIGMSRTAQVAFPAAVVEAVAGLADGFAWTEEIGNSLIVREPIGVVGAITPWNFPLQQIVSKLAPALLAGDTMVFKPSENAPLTARILAEVAADAGVPAGVFNVVYGTGAVVGEAISAHPDIDMVSFTGSTRAGKRIGAVAAETVKRVALELGGKGANIILDDADLPEAVNRGLMMAFSNGGQVCGAWPRMLVPASRQDEVVALAVEAAKQYTVGDPTDEATRIGPMASEAHREKVVGYIERGIADGARLVAGGPDRPEGLPTGAYVQPTIFADVDPTAPIAQEEIFGPVLTIIPYADEDEAVAIANSTSYGLTSGVFGEPEHALAVARRLRVGQVDVNAGHWNPLAPFGGYKQSGNGREFGRFGLEEFLETKSIQR